The DNA window GGCCTTCCCCGGATCATGGTGTGTGGATGACTGGTACACTAGGGATCCCTTCGGTGAAGTTAAGGTTGATGTCTCATTATTTCCATGTATAAGAAGTGTTGGCAATGAAGAGATAGGTTTGGTTAATGAAGCTTTTGCTAGGAGGTTTGATGCCTTATTGAATAGATCATCACTTGCAACTGAGGTAAAATCTTTGATTTGGAGTCTATTGTTTTCTTGAACTTGTTTTAGTTTGATTTGGATGATCTTAATTGCCAAAAATGGGCGGTTTGAGAACTATTTTAAAATGAGAACtttgaaaactaaaaatcaTATCAGTTCTTTGATACATTATTATCAGTTGACATCACAAAATATATCAGTTCTGTCATGATATGTTATTAATATAAATTGTGAACTGATATATTTCTGTGTTCTGACTTTAAGAAATGTTTTGAAATAAATCATCTCTTTGCTAGAAGTTATGTAGTAATTGAAGTGTGTTTGAACTAAAAATGGATCTCAGGTGGAGAAAGCTATGTCTGAGGGGAAGCAGATCATCTTCACCGGGCACTCCTCGGGCGGTGCAACGGCCGTTCTAGCCGCCATTTGGTGCTTGGAGAAACACATAAGGCCCAACCATTCTCAGACAATGCCTCTATGTGTAACTTTCGGGTCACCTCTAGCCGGAAACCACGTCTTCTCACACGCTCTGAGGCGCGAGAACTGGTCCCGTTGCTTCGTCCACTTTGTGATGAGGCACGACGTCGTACCACGGATAACCCTAGCACCTCTCTCGAGCATCCAGCGGTGGCTGCAGGCCGTCCTCGAGTCTCTCAACCCGAGATCACAGTTTCACCTGCAGGACTCCTCTGCAGCGTCCGGCTTCCTCCTCTCGGTCATGAGGAACGCGCTGTCCGTGGCAAGCCACGCCGCGTGCATCCTCAAGGGCTGCACCAGTTTGCTGCTGGAGACTGTTGCAAGCATAGTTGATCTCAGCCCTTACCGCCCTTTCGGGACCTTTATCTTCTGCCCCGGGAATGGGAAGCTCGTCGTGGTGGAAAATCCGGACGCGGTGCTGCAGCTGCTCTTCTTCTGCCTTCAGCTCAGCCCTGAGGAGGAGAACACAGAGTTTTTGTGTAAAATGATGAGAGACCATTTTTTATATGAAAGTGAATTGCAAGAGAGCCTACATATGCAAGATGTGACATATTTAGACAGCCTTGTGAATATCCCTTTAGAGGCTCATTCCACTTCCAAATATTCAGCTGCACTCAATGATCTTGGCATTGTATGTTCTACTCCATCCGTTGCTATTTGTTTAGTAGTGAAATTTAAGCCGCTGCTAAATTTTTGCGCTGGCGTAGATCTGCTGCTAACCATTTTTACCGGCGGAATTATGAAAATAACTAGTGACACACGCATGATCATGATGCTTTTGTATCCGATTTTCAGATGGCGCAAGCGAGGCTATGCCTTCGTGCAGCGGGGGAGCTGGAGAGGCAGAGGATGGAGAACCAGAGGAGAATAGACTCCAACAGAGACACCATCAAAGAAGCATTAAAAAAGATACATGACTACAAAACCAGCTGTGAGATTAGGAAGATTGGCTACTATGACACATTCAAACTCCAAAAGGACATAACTGACTTCAATGCCAATGTGAAGAGGCAGGAGCTCTCGGGGATATGGGACGAGATCGTGGAGATGATCAAGCGATACGAGCTGCCAGACGGGTTTGAGGGGGGTAAGGAGTGGGTGGAGCTAGGGACGTTGTTCAGGCGGCTGATGGAGCCGCTGGACATCGCGAACTACTATGGACATTTGCTGAATGAGGATACGGGGCCTTACATGGTGAAGGCGAGGCCGAAGAGGTACAGGTTCACGCAGAAGTGGAGGGAGCACGCGGAGGGGATGGGGGCCGGGGGGAGCGCTGAGACGACGTTTTGGGCAGAGGTGGAGGAGCTGAGGGAGAAGGGGTATGATGAGGTAAAGGGTGAGGTTTTGAGGCTGGAGGAGGAGTTGTTTGGATGGGTTAGGGATGGATGGGTGGGGAGAGATGTGTTTTTGGAGGGTTCTACTTTTGCTAAGTGGTGGAAGACACTACCTCATGAGCATAGGTCTGGTTCTTGCATTGCAGCCTTCTTCAAGAATTGAAGTTTTGGCTTTTGAATAATATGGGTGGAGCTCAATGCACCCCAAGATACATCAATAAAACCTCACTTGCTAAAAGGGATTTGACATCTCTCTGTAGTTGATAtctatgtaaaaaaaataatagagatGGCCTTCCTCATGAAAAATCTAGTCATGCcaagaaaactaaaacaaacACTCACTCCagaaatcaaaataaacaacattACAGACAAGCAGGCAGCTCTCAAAAACATTGTACTACAGTGACAATTATTCATCACACATTGAATTCTAGATAGCAATGCAATTATTGAAGCTTCATATAGGGAACAGAATCAACTCTCAGCATGGAGTGAAACCTCAATTTGACTCACAATGGGAGCTAAAAAGATGAAGATTCACTAAAACTGATAAATCATAAAAACAAAGCATTTATTTGAGAATGTTTATGCATCTCATTACTATATAACTGAAACTTCCCCATCTTGCTCTAGAATTCTCTTGTGACAGAAAAGGCAGAGCTTGGATCTACAAGGAGTTGTGtttctaatttttgaaatattatcatttaaagTGGAACATCTAAAAGAGAAGATTCGGATGAAGGAAAGTATATTActggaaaaattgaaaaaaatgatccAATAAAAAAGGCATTGCATTAGATGGTTTGATGTTGTGTTTTGGTAAATATTGAGTGTGGATgagattttttataattaaatatatgagACCGCGGACCAAATTGGTAAATAGACTTGTGCCACAGTAATCAAATAGCTTTGTTACAGAGTGAAAAAATATGCAAGCTCAAAATCAAATGGAGATGTTTACTAGTTCATGATATCAAGTTTATTATAGTAGAAGAAAAAATTAACAACATTGGCA is part of the Salvia splendens isolate huo1 chromosome 22, SspV2, whole genome shotgun sequence genome and encodes:
- the LOC121787617 gene encoding protein EDS1B-like, with product MVEERLGERIGLREDVIQRACKLSMKAHDKGKPYLHEKTRGTTDVLLAFPGSWCVDDWYTRDPFGEVKVDVSLFPCIRSVGNEEIGLVNEAFARRFDALLNRSSLATEVEKAMSEGKQIIFTGHSSGGATAVLAAIWCLEKHIRPNHSQTMPLCVTFGSPLAGNHVFSHALRRENWSRCFVHFVMRHDVVPRITLAPLSSIQRWLQAVLESLNPRSQFHLQDSSAASGFLLSVMRNALSVASHAACILKGCTSLLLETVASIVDLSPYRPFGTFIFCPGNGKLVVVENPDAVLQLLFFCLQLSPEEENTEFLCKMMRDHFLYESELQESLHMQDVTYLDSLVNIPLEAHSTSKYSAALNDLGIMAQARLCLRAAGELERQRMENQRRIDSNRDTIKEALKKIHDYKTSCEIRKIGYYDTFKLQKDITDFNANVKRQELSGIWDEIVEMIKRYELPDGFEGGKEWVELGTLFRRLMEPLDIANYYGHLLNEDTGPYMVKARPKRYRFTQKWREHAEGMGAGGSAETTFWAEVEELREKGYDEVKGEVLRLEEELFGWVRDGWVGRDVFLEGSTFAKWWKTLPHEHRSGSCIAAFFKN